The following are encoded in a window of Heteronotia binoei isolate CCM8104 ecotype False Entrance Well chromosome 9, APGP_CSIRO_Hbin_v1, whole genome shotgun sequence genomic DNA:
- the HMX1 gene encoding homeobox protein HMX1, with protein sequence MPDEAPFGQRSAPSAAARVSSFFIANLLGAQAGRRHRRHQHAAEARADEAPSKAASPPDGPAGERRRLLLPAPCALACCQCPPARWDLGPPAYPLRPAAAAALAWDPPRGPPAEAAAARLALRGCASPEETSDRDSPEISEEAAAVADGHPARELSPARRREEAARVPGRSSVAEERGDEGEGRAAAGRKKKTRTVFSRSQVFQLESTFDVKRYLSSAERAGLAASLHLTETQVKIWFQNRRNKWKRQLAADLEAANLAHPAQRLVRVPILYHENSPAAGLLACFPAQPSPPPPPLLAYPPLGPFPPPAAAAASVPLLRSQMAGLV encoded by the exons ATGCCCGACGAGGCCCCCTTCGGCCAGCGCTCCGCCCCCTCGGCCGCTGCCCGCGTCTCCTCCTTCTTCATCGCCAACCTGCTGGGCGCCCAGGCcggccgccgccaccgccgccaccagCACGCCGCCGAGGCCCGCGCCGACGAGGCCCCCAGCAAGGCGGCCAGCCCGCCCGACGGCCCCGCGGGGGAGAGGCGCCGGCTCCTGCTCCCCGCCCCCTGCGCCCTCGCCTGCTGCCAGTGCCCGCCCGCCCGCTGGGACCTCGGCCCGCCCGCCTACCCCCtccgccccgccgccgccgccgccctcgCCTGGGACCCGCCCCGAGGGCCGCCAGCAGAAGCAGCCGCAGCGCGCCTGGCCTTGCGGGGATGCGCCAGCCCCGAGGAAA CCAGCGACAGAGACTCGCCGGAGATCtccgaggaggcggcggcggttgCGGACGGGCACCCGGCGAGGGAGCTGAGCCCGGCCCGGCGGAGGGAGGAAGCGGCCCGCGTCCCCGGCAGGAGCAGCGTGGCGGAGGAGCGGGGGGACGAGGGCgagggccgggcggcggcggggCGCAAGAAGAAGACGCGCACGGTGTTCAGCCGCAGCCAGGTCTTCCAGCTGGAGTCCACCTTCGACGTGAAGCGCTACCTGAGCAGCGCCGAGCGCGCCGGCCTGGCCGCCTCGCTCCACCTCACCGAGACGCAGGTGAAGATCTGGTTCCAGAACCGGCGCAACAAGTGGAAGCGGCAGCTGGCCGCGGACCTCGAGGCCGCCAACCTGGCCCACCCCGCCCAGAGGCTCGTCCGCGTCCCCATCCTCTACCACGAGAACTCGCCCGCCGCCGGCCTCCTCGCCTGCTTCCCCGCGCAGCCCTCGCCCCCGCCGCCCCCGCTCCTCGCCTACCCGCCCCtcggccccttcccgccccccgccgccgccgccgcctcggtGCCGCTGCTGCGCTCCCAGATGGCCGGCCTCGTCTGA